One segment of Dolichospermum sp. DET69 DNA contains the following:
- the metH gene encoding methionine synthase, translating to MTHPFLKHLYSPERPVIVFDGAMGTNLQTQNLTAEDFGGAQYEGCNEYLVHTKPEAVAKVHRDFLAAGADVIETDTFGSMSIVLAEYDLADQAYYLTKKAAELAKSVAAEFSTPEKPRFVAGSIGPTTKLPTLGHIDFDTMKASFAEQAEALFDGGVDLFLVETCQDVLQIKAALNGIEEVFAKKGERRALMVSVTMESMGTMLVGTEINAVVTILESYPIDILGLNCATGPDLMKPHIKYLSEHCPFVVSCIPNAGLPENVGGQAHYKLTPVELRMALMHFIEDLGVQVIGGCCGTRPAHIQQLAEMAKDLKPKVRQPSLEPSAASIYTTQPYDQENSFLIIGERLNASGSKKCRDLLNDEDWDGLVSMARSQVKEGAHILDINVDYVGRDGVRDMHELVSRVVNNITLPLMLDSTEWEKMEAGLKVAGGKCLLNSTNYEDGEDRFLKVLELAKKYGAGVIIGTIDEDGMARTAEKKFQIAQRAYRQAVEYGIAPTEIFFDTLALPISTGIEEDRENGKATIESIRRIRQELPGSHVMLGVSNISFGLNPASRMVLNSMFLHEAMNAGMDAAIVSASKILPLAKIEPQHQEVCRQLIYDERKFDGNVCIYDPLGELTTIFAGVKTKRNTGIDENLPIEERLKRHIIDGERIGLETQLTNALEQYPPLQIINTFLLDGMKVVGELFGSGQMQLPFVLQSAETMKAAVAYLEPFMEKSESGNNAKGTFVIATVKGDVHDIGKNLVDIILSNNGYKVINLGIKQSVENIIQAYEQYQPDCIAMSGLLVKSTAFMKENLQTFNEKGISVPVILGGAALTPKFVNQDCQNAYKGKVIYGKDAFSDLHFMDKLMPAKTAGNWEDSTGFLDEVAESTNGHQETVDNTVKDKTPVEPKEKDTRRSEAVAVDIERPNPPFWGTQFLQPDDISLEELFWYLDLQALVAGQWQFRKPKEQSKEEYQEFLGEKVYPVLEEWKQRIIEENLLHPQVIYGYFPCQSEGNNLHIYDVESQLKQVASFEFPRQKSFKRLCIADFFSPKQSGITDVFPMQAVTVGEIATEFGQKLFADNKYTDYLYFHGMAVQVAEALAEWTHARIRRELGFGDSEPDNIRDMLAQRYQGSRYSFGYPACPNIQDQFKQLQLLGVDRMKMHMDESEQLYPEQSTTAIITYHPAAKYFTA from the coding sequence ATGACCCATCCTTTTCTCAAACACCTATATAGTCCAGAACGTCCCGTAATTGTCTTTGATGGGGCAATGGGTACAAACCTGCAAACCCAAAACCTCACCGCTGAAGACTTTGGAGGCGCACAATATGAAGGTTGTAACGAGTATCTAGTCCATACTAAACCCGAAGCCGTCGCCAAAGTTCACCGTGATTTTCTCGCTGCTGGCGCTGATGTCATTGAAACTGATACCTTTGGCTCTATGTCCATAGTTCTCGCAGAATACGACCTCGCAGACCAAGCTTACTATCTCACGAAGAAAGCCGCCGAACTTGCCAAAAGTGTGGCTGCGGAATTTTCCACCCCGGAAAAACCCCGATTTGTGGCTGGTTCCATTGGACCTACTACCAAACTCCCCACCTTGGGACATATTGATTTTGACACCATGAAAGCCTCTTTTGCTGAACAAGCAGAAGCCTTATTTGATGGTGGCGTGGATCTATTCCTTGTGGAAACTTGCCAAGATGTACTGCAAATTAAAGCTGCTTTAAATGGAATTGAGGAAGTTTTTGCCAAAAAAGGGGAACGAAGAGCCTTAATGGTCTCTGTAACTATGGAAAGCATGGGAACAATGCTGGTAGGCACAGAAATCAACGCTGTAGTTACCATCCTCGAATCTTACCCCATTGATATTCTCGGCTTAAATTGCGCCACTGGTCCCGACTTGATGAAACCACATATCAAGTATTTATCAGAACATTGCCCATTTGTAGTTTCCTGTATTCCCAATGCGGGTTTACCGGAAAATGTTGGCGGTCAAGCACATTACAAACTAACGCCTGTAGAATTACGCATGGCGTTAATGCACTTTATCGAAGATTTAGGTGTCCAAGTGATTGGGGGTTGCTGTGGGACACGACCAGCACATATTCAACAATTGGCGGAAATGGCCAAGGACTTAAAACCGAAAGTTAGACAGCCAAGTTTAGAACCGTCAGCCGCATCAATTTATACTACTCAACCTTACGATCAAGAAAATTCTTTCTTAATTATTGGTGAACGTCTTAACGCCAGTGGTTCTAAAAAATGCCGTGATTTACTCAACGACGAAGATTGGGATGGTTTAGTCTCAATGGCGCGGAGTCAGGTAAAAGAAGGCGCGCATATCCTTGATATTAACGTTGATTATGTGGGACGTGACGGCGTGCGGGATATGCACGAATTAGTTTCCCGCGTTGTTAATAATATCACTTTACCTTTGATGCTCGATTCCACCGAATGGGAAAAAATGGAAGCGGGTTTAAAGGTAGCTGGTGGTAAGTGTTTACTCAATTCTACCAACTATGAAGATGGCGAAGACCGATTTTTAAAAGTCCTAGAATTAGCTAAAAAATACGGTGCTGGTGTCATTATTGGGACAATTGACGAAGATGGTATGGCGCGGACAGCAGAGAAAAAGTTTCAAATTGCCCAACGTGCTTACCGTCAAGCTGTGGAATATGGCATTGCTCCCACAGAAATATTTTTTGATACTTTAGCTCTACCTATTTCTACGGGAATTGAAGAAGATCGAGAAAATGGTAAAGCTACCATTGAATCAATTCGGCGCATTCGTCAAGAATTACCTGGATCTCATGTCATGTTGGGCGTTTCCAATATCTCCTTTGGCTTAAATCCAGCCTCGCGGATGGTTCTCAACTCCATGTTTTTGCATGAAGCCATGAACGCGGGCATGGATGCAGCAATTGTCAGCGCGAGTAAAATTTTACCACTGGCTAAGATTGAACCGCAACATCAAGAAGTTTGTCGGCAATTAATTTATGATGAACGTAAATTTGATGGTAATGTCTGCATTTATGATCCTTTGGGAGAACTGACCACAATTTTTGCCGGAGTCAAAACTAAACGAAATACGGGAATTGATGAAAATTTACCAATTGAAGAACGTTTGAAACGGCATATTATTGACGGTGAACGCATTGGTTTGGAAACCCAATTGACCAATGCCTTAGAACAATATCCTCCTTTACAAATCATCAATACTTTCTTGTTAGATGGGATGAAAGTTGTGGGTGAATTGTTTGGTTCTGGACAAATGCAATTACCTTTTGTATTACAATCTGCCGAAACCATGAAAGCTGCGGTTGCTTATTTAGAACCGTTCATGGAAAAGTCGGAATCTGGGAATAATGCGAAAGGAACTTTTGTAATTGCGACGGTAAAAGGTGATGTTCATGATATTGGGAAAAACCTGGTAGATATCATTTTATCTAACAATGGTTATAAGGTGATTAACCTGGGAATTAAGCAATCTGTAGAAAACATCATTCAAGCTTACGAACAGTATCAACCTGATTGTATTGCCATGAGTGGTTTGTTAGTAAAATCTACCGCTTTCATGAAGGAGAATTTACAGACTTTTAATGAAAAGGGAATTTCTGTTCCTGTGATTTTAGGTGGTGCAGCTTTAACTCCTAAGTTTGTGAATCAAGATTGCCAAAATGCTTACAAAGGTAAGGTTATTTATGGCAAAGATGCGTTTTCTGATTTGCATTTTATGGATAAGTTAATGCCTGCAAAAACAGCAGGTAATTGGGAAGATTCAACGGGATTTTTGGATGAAGTTGCAGAATCAACTAATGGACATCAAGAAACAGTAGATAATACTGTTAAAGATAAAACACCTGTTGAACCAAAAGAAAAAGATACTCGGCGTTCTGAAGCGGTAGCGGTAGATATTGAACGTCCAAATCCACCTTTTTGGGGAACGCAGTTTTTACAACCTGATGATATTTCTTTGGAGGAATTATTCTGGTATTTAGATTTGCAAGCCTTGGTAGCTGGACAATGGCAATTCCGCAAACCAAAGGAACAATCTAAGGAGGAATATCAGGAGTTTTTAGGTGAGAAGGTTTATCCAGTTTTAGAAGAATGGAAACAGCGCATTATTGAGGAGAATTTATTACATCCTCAAGTAATTTATGGCTATTTCCCTTGTCAATCTGAGGGAAATAATCTACATATATATGATGTAGAAAGTCAATTAAAACAGGTTGCTAGTTTTGAGTTTCCCCGTCAGAAGTCTTTTAAGAGATTATGTATTGCAGATTTCTTTTCACCAAAGCAGTCGGGAATTACTGATGTTTTTCCTATGCAAGCAGTGACTGTGGGGGAAATTGCCACAGAGTTTGGACAAAAGCTATTTGCCGATAATAAATACACTGACTATCTGTATTTTCATGGTATGGCTGTACAGGTAGCGGAGGC
- a CDS encoding phosphoribosylaminoimidazolesuccinocarboxamide synthase — MSVNSKLYEGKAKILYATDDPEVLLADFKDDATAFNAQKRGSIANKGMINCSISSQLFQQLAIQGIKTHFIDSPAPNLMRVKAVKIIPLEVVVRNIAAGSLCQQTGLTLGTVLSRPLVEFYYKNDHLGDPLLTSDRLFLMELATPEQVDQITHLALEINKFLQQFWEKCQITLVDFKLEFGVDSQQQVLLADEISPDTCRLWDIAETDTNRRIMDKDRFRRDLGNVENAYQEVLHRVLKVVESDKIE; from the coding sequence ATGTCTGTTAATTCTAAACTCTACGAAGGCAAAGCTAAAATTCTTTACGCAACAGATGATCCAGAGGTTTTGTTGGCTGATTTTAAAGATGATGCTACAGCCTTTAATGCTCAAAAACGGGGCAGCATTGCCAATAAAGGCATGATTAACTGTAGTATATCTAGTCAACTGTTCCAACAATTGGCAATCCAGGGGATTAAAACTCATTTTATTGATAGTCCAGCCCCCAATCTGATGCGAGTCAAAGCTGTAAAAATTATCCCCTTAGAAGTGGTGGTGAGAAATATTGCTGCTGGTAGCCTATGTCAGCAAACTGGGTTAACATTAGGCACTGTGTTATCACGGCCTTTGGTGGAATTCTATTACAAAAATGATCATTTAGGTGATCCTCTCCTGACAAGCGATCGCTTATTTCTCATGGAATTAGCCACACCGGAACAAGTTGATCAAATTACTCATCTTGCATTGGAAATCAACAAATTTCTCCAGCAGTTTTGGGAAAAATGCCAAATTACCTTAGTGGACTTTAAACTTGAATTTGGCGTGGACTCACAACAACAAGTGCTTTTAGCTGACGAAATTAGTCCCGATACCTGTCGTTTATGGGACATAGCAGAAACTGATACTAACCGTCGAATTATGGATAAAGACCGTTTTCGTCGTGACTTAGGAAACGTAGAAAATGCCTATCAGGAGGTTTTACATCGAGTATTAAAAGTAGTAGAAAGCGACAAAATTGAGTAA
- a CDS encoding BamA/TamA family outer membrane protein, with protein MIKKHLTPGLVAMVAMTVPLAISIQANAQTADSQPQTTVVLTEETNQPEKQNFVKSDATENLASHSLVAPIVGARESNQFSPLVKVLTLNSAARDQGSVVVPNSTIVPTTAQIPAAESSPEKPNPSTAAPTTVNKRPVVPKRTIVPQKTPVPPAETTQPPAAESGQKNPNPSTTTPTPSPNPETTEARVLVSEVVIKTETGQVSPELETEVYKVIRTQAGQTTTRSQLQEDISAIFKTGFFSNVQAFPEDTPLGVRVSFVVVPNPILSKVELEANPGTGVASVLPAATANEIFSSQYGKILNLRELNEGIKQLTKRYQDQGYVLANLIGAPKVSENGVVTLQVAEGVVENVKVQFRNKDGETVDEKGNPIRGRTKDYIITRELELKSGTVFNRNTVQRDLARVYGLGLFEPPDNEPISLAPGSDPSKVNVIVNITERSSGSIAAGAGISSASGLFGTISYQQQNLGGRNQKLGTEVQLGERELLFDLRFTDPWIAGDPYRTSYTTNIFRRRSVSLIFEGKDKSIDTFDPNNITDTSQQDRPRVTRLGGGVTFTRPLSANPFKNSEWVASAGLQYQRVSGRDADGNLRKEGAIFDGNGNIISNKIPLTLSPSGEDDLLLLKLGAQRDLRNNSLQPTNGSYLSFGVDQSVPIGTGSIFMTRLRGNYSRYLPIKLINFSKKPQTLAFNLQGGTIFGDVPPYEAFTLGGSNSVRGYDEGRLGTGSKYIQAAVEYRFPVFSVVSGALFFDYGSDLGSSTQAAQLLNKSGNGYGYGLGLRVQSPLGPIRIDYGITDEGDSRINFGIGERF; from the coding sequence ATGATTAAAAAACATTTAACACCTGGATTAGTGGCCATGGTAGCCATGACAGTCCCTTTAGCCATTTCTATCCAAGCAAATGCCCAAACTGCTGATAGTCAACCCCAGACAACAGTAGTTTTGACAGAAGAAACAAACCAGCCAGAAAAACAGAATTTTGTCAAAAGCGATGCTACTGAAAATCTGGCATCTCATTCCCTAGTAGCACCAATAGTGGGAGCAAGAGAATCTAATCAATTTTCTCCTCTTGTTAAAGTTTTAACGCTTAATTCGGCAGCACGAGATCAGGGATCTGTGGTTGTGCCAAACTCCACAATAGTTCCTACTACAGCCCAAATTCCCGCGGCTGAATCTAGCCCAGAAAAACCAAATCCTTCAACAGCAGCGCCAACAACAGTCAATAAGCGTCCTGTTGTCCCCAAAAGAACAATAGTTCCCCAAAAGACACCAGTTCCCCCAGCAGAGACTACTCAACCTCCTGCCGCTGAATCTGGTCAAAAAAACCCAAATCCTTCAACAACAACACCCACACCATCCCCCAATCCAGAAACAACTGAAGCCCGCGTTTTGGTATCCGAGGTAGTTATCAAAACGGAAACAGGACAAGTTTCTCCTGAACTCGAAACCGAAGTTTATAAAGTAATTCGCACCCAAGCCGGACAAACAACAACCCGTTCTCAACTCCAAGAAGATATCAGTGCGATTTTTAAAACTGGGTTTTTCTCCAACGTCCAAGCATTTCCCGAAGATACCCCTCTTGGTGTTCGGGTCAGTTTTGTGGTTGTCCCCAATCCCATTCTCTCTAAAGTAGAATTAGAAGCCAATCCTGGTACGGGTGTAGCTTCTGTACTTCCTGCTGCCACAGCCAACGAAATATTTAGTAGTCAATATGGTAAAATTCTCAACTTGCGGGAATTAAATGAGGGAATCAAGCAATTAACTAAACGTTATCAAGACCAAGGTTATGTGCTGGCAAACTTAATTGGAGCGCCTAAAGTTTCCGAAAATGGCGTTGTCACCCTACAAGTAGCAGAAGGGGTTGTCGAAAACGTTAAAGTCCAATTCCGTAATAAAGATGGTGAGACGGTAGACGAGAAAGGCAACCCGATTCGCGGACGGACAAAGGATTATATTATTACGCGGGAATTGGAATTAAAATCAGGAACAGTATTCAACCGCAATACAGTGCAGAGAGATCTAGCACGAGTATATGGATTGGGGCTTTTTGAACCGCCAGATAACGAACCGATATCCCTTGCGCCTGGTAGTGACCCTAGCAAGGTAAATGTGATAGTCAATATAACTGAGCGGAGTAGTGGTTCTATTGCCGCTGGGGCAGGGATTAGTTCTGCCAGTGGTTTATTTGGAACTATCAGCTATCAGCAGCAAAATCTGGGAGGAAGAAACCAAAAATTGGGGACAGAAGTACAGTTAGGAGAACGAGAACTACTATTTGATCTGCGCTTTACTGATCCTTGGATTGCTGGTGATCCTTACCGGACTTCATATACAACTAACATTTTCCGTCGTCGTTCTGTTTCCTTGATTTTTGAAGGTAAAGACAAGAGTATTGACACCTTTGATCCTAATAATATTACGGACACAAGTCAGCAAGATCGCCCCCGCGTTACCCGGTTAGGTGGTGGTGTGACTTTTACCCGTCCCCTTTCTGCCAATCCTTTCAAAAATTCCGAGTGGGTTGCTTCCGCTGGACTACAGTATCAACGGGTATCCGGTCGTGATGCTGACGGTAATCTGAGAAAGGAGGGGGCAATATTTGATGGCAATGGGAATATTATCAGTAATAAAATTCCTCTCACTCTTTCTCCTTCGGGAGAAGACGATTTATTACTATTGAAGCTGGGCGCACAAAGAGATCTCCGCAATAATTCCCTACAACCCACAAATGGTTCTTACCTCAGCTTTGGAGTTGATCAATCTGTACCTATAGGCACAGGTAGTATTTTTATGACTAGGTTACGGGGGAACTATAGTCGCTATCTACCGATAAAATTGATTAATTTCAGCAAAAAACCCCAAACTTTAGCATTTAACCTGCAAGGAGGGACAATCTTTGGCGATGTACCTCCCTATGAAGCCTTTACTTTGGGTGGTAGCAATTCAGTTCGGGGTTATGATGAAGGTAGGTTGGGTACTGGTAGTAAGTATATCCAAGCTGCTGTTGAATATCGCTTTCCTGTTTTCTCGGTTGTCAGTGGCGCACTATTTTTTGATTATGGTAGTGACTTGGGAAGTAGTACCCAAGCTGCACAATTATTAAATAAAAGTGGTAATGGCTATGGCTATGGTTTAGGTCTGCGGGTACAATCTCCACTTGGACCAATTCGCATAGATTACGGTATCACTGATGAAGGTGATAGTCGGATCAATTTTGGGATTGGGGAAAGATTTTAA
- a CDS encoding UDP-3-O-acyl-N-acetylglucosamine deacetylase has product MQQHTLAGEITQNGVGLHSGVTTQVRILPALPGNDRFFVRVDLPNSPIIPAQVTAVSQTVLSTQLGKGEVCVRTVEHLLAALAAMGVDNARIEIDGPEVPLLDGSAQIWCERIAEVGLVSQTSNNSTVPLLITEPIWIYEGDAFVCALPAPETRFSYGIDFNLAAIGNQWHSWLLTTNLNSSSADFASEIAPARTFGLQHQIEYLQKSGLIKGGSLDNALVCGVQGWLNPPLRFANEPVRHKILDLVGDLSLLGTFPVAHFLAYKASHNLHIQLAGKILGLI; this is encoded by the coding sequence ATGCAACAACATACTTTAGCTGGGGAAATTACTCAGAATGGTGTGGGTTTGCATAGTGGTGTCACGACTCAAGTGCGAATATTACCTGCACTACCAGGAAATGACCGCTTTTTTGTGCGGGTTGATTTACCAAATTCACCGATTATTCCCGCCCAAGTTACGGCTGTGAGTCAAACTGTACTTTCTACTCAACTGGGTAAGGGTGAAGTCTGTGTTCGCACTGTAGAGCATTTATTGGCGGCTTTGGCAGCTATGGGAGTGGATAACGCCAGAATTGAAATTGATGGACCAGAAGTACCGCTTTTAGATGGTTCGGCTCAAATTTGGTGTGAAAGGATTGCTGAAGTCGGTTTAGTCTCCCAAACGTCTAATAATTCAACAGTACCTTTACTTATTACCGAACCTATTTGGATTTATGAAGGTGATGCTTTTGTTTGCGCTCTACCCGCACCGGAAACCCGATTTAGCTATGGTATAGATTTTAATTTAGCAGCAATTGGTAATCAATGGCATAGTTGGTTATTAACGACGAATTTAAATAGTTCTTCTGCTGACTTTGCTTCGGAAATAGCCCCAGCCCGGACTTTTGGTTTACAGCATCAAATCGAATATTTGCAAAAGTCGGGACTAATCAAAGGTGGTAGTTTGGATAATGCTCTAGTTTGTGGAGTCCAAGGTTGGTTAAATCCACCATTACGATTTGCAAATGAACCAGTCCGTCATAAAATCTTGGATCTAGTCGGAGATTTAAGTTTACTGGGAACTTTCCCTGTTGCCCATTTTTTGGCGTACAAAGCTAGTCATAATTTACACATTCAACTAGCAGGAAAAATTTTAGGCTTGATCTAG
- the fabZ gene encoding 3-hydroxyacyl-ACP dehydratase FabZ, whose translation MSTITETNSPEVNTSLEDDVNTQTIKTTFSIEEIQELLPHRYPFLLVDRIIDYVPGKKAVGIKNVTFNEPQFQGHFPGRSLMPGVLIIEAMAQVGGVVMTQMPDSKGGLFVFAGIDKVRFRRQVVPGDQLVMTVELLWVKQRRFGKMHGRAEVDGQLAAEGELMFSLIS comes from the coding sequence ATGTCTACTATTACTGAAACTAATTCTCCCGAAGTGAATACATCTCTAGAAGATGATGTCAACACACAGACAATTAAAACTACCTTTAGTATTGAGGAAATTCAGGAATTATTACCCCATCGCTATCCATTTTTACTGGTAGATCGGATTATTGATTATGTACCTGGTAAAAAAGCCGTGGGTATTAAAAATGTTACCTTTAATGAACCCCAATTTCAAGGGCATTTTCCAGGGCGATCGCTTATGCCCGGTGTGTTAATTATTGAAGCAATGGCACAAGTCGGGGGTGTTGTCATGACGCAAATGCCGGACTCAAAAGGAGGACTATTTGTATTTGCTGGTATAGATAAAGTCCGTTTCCGTCGTCAAGTTGTTCCCGGTGATCAACTGGTAATGACAGTGGAACTGTTGTGGGTAAAGCAGCGTCGTTTTGGGAAAATGCACGGACGCGCAGAAGTGGACGGACAACTAGCTGCTGAAGGAGAACTCATGTTTTCTTTAATTAGTTAA
- the lpxA gene encoding acyl-ACP--UDP-N-acetylglucosamine O-acyltransferase, giving the protein MKTLIHPTAVIDTNAELHPTVQVGAYAVIGANVRVGADTVIGSHVVLEGPCEIGTGNQIFPGAAIGMQPQDLKYVGEPTWVKIGDNNSIREYVTINRATGRGEATVIGNGNLLMAYVHVGHNCLIKDSVIIANSVALAGHVHIESRARLSGVLGVHQFVHIGEMSMVGGMTRIDRDVPPYMLVEGNPAKVRSLNLVGLKRSGMEKSDFQLMKKAFRLLYRSEFLFKDALQELESLGNTEELKHLRRFLLLSQMPGRRGLIPGKGKQAVSDE; this is encoded by the coding sequence TTGAAAACACTTATTCATCCAACTGCTGTCATAGATACTAATGCGGAACTCCACCCCACAGTTCAAGTCGGTGCTTATGCTGTGATTGGAGCAAATGTTAGAGTTGGTGCGGACACTGTAATTGGCTCTCACGTCGTCCTAGAGGGACCCTGTGAGATTGGCACGGGAAATCAGATTTTCCCTGGTGCAGCTATCGGTATGCAGCCCCAGGATCTAAAGTATGTGGGAGAACCAACTTGGGTAAAAATTGGCGATAATAATTCCATCCGTGAATACGTGACGATTAACCGCGCTACGGGTAGAGGTGAGGCAACTGTGATCGGTAATGGCAATCTCTTAATGGCTTATGTTCATGTAGGTCATAATTGCCTGATTAAAGATTCAGTCATTATTGCTAACTCTGTAGCACTAGCGGGTCATGTGCATATTGAATCACGAGCTAGACTCAGCGGCGTTCTAGGTGTACATCAATTTGTCCACATTGGGGAAATGTCAATGGTGGGGGGAATGACACGCATTGATAGAGATGTACCCCCTTATATGTTAGTGGAAGGAAATCCGGCCAAAGTGCGATCGCTCAATTTGGTAGGATTAAAACGTTCAGGAATGGAGAAGAGTGATTTCCAATTAATGAAAAAAGCTTTCCGTCTTCTCTATCGTTCTGAGTTCCTATTTAAGGATGCTTTGCAAGAGTTGGAAAGTTTAGGAAATACAGAAGAATTAAAACATCTTCGCCGTTTCTTGCTTCTTTCTCAAATGCCAGGCCGACGGGGTTTAATTCCTGGTAAAGGTAAACAAGCTGTCAGTGATGAATAA
- the lpxB gene encoding lipid-A-disaccharide synthase produces MRIFISTGEVSGDLQGSLLITALQRQAVAAGLTLEIIALGGDKMAQAGATILGNTSGIGSMGLIESLPYVIPTLRVQRQAIAHLKKNPPDLVVLIDYMGPNLGIGTFMSENLPDVPVAYYIAPQEWVWSMSFQNTNRIVGFTDKLLAIFPEEARYYQKNGANVSWVGHPLIDRMANAPSREVTREKLGIKEAEIAIALLPASRHQELKYLLPVIFQAAQNIQSKVPNIHFWIPLSLETFREPITAAIKKYGLKATVVLGQEREIFAAADFAITKSGTVNLELALLNVPQVVVYRLHPLTAWIARRILKGSIPFGSPVNLVVMREIVPEFLQENATAKNITQAVMELLLNPEKKQKTLRDYQEMRHCLGEFGVCDRTAKEILAMKK; encoded by the coding sequence ATGCGGATATTTATTAGCACTGGTGAAGTTTCTGGCGATTTACAGGGTTCGTTATTAATTACAGCACTTCAGCGTCAAGCTGTGGCTGCGGGTTTAACGTTAGAAATTATCGCTTTGGGTGGGGATAAAATGGCTCAAGCTGGAGCGACAATTTTGGGTAATACCAGCGGTATTGGTTCTATGGGTTTGATTGAATCTTTGCCTTATGTGATTCCTACATTGAGAGTACAACGACAAGCGATCGCTCATTTAAAGAAAAATCCCCCGGATTTAGTTGTGCTAATTGACTATATGGGGCCAAATCTGGGCATTGGTACGTTCATGAGCGAAAATTTACCTGATGTGCCTGTTGCCTATTATATCGCTCCTCAAGAGTGGGTATGGTCTATGAGTTTTCAGAATACTAATCGCATTGTTGGGTTTACTGATAAATTATTGGCAATTTTTCCCGAAGAAGCCCGATACTATCAAAAAAATGGCGCAAATGTTTCTTGGGTAGGACATCCTTTAATTGATAGAATGGCAAATGCTCCCAGTCGAGAAGTTACCAGAGAGAAGTTAGGAATTAAAGAGGCAGAAATTGCGATCGCACTTTTACCAGCTTCCCGTCATCAAGAATTAAAATATCTCTTACCAGTTATTTTTCAAGCTGCTCAAAATATCCAATCTAAAGTACCAAATATCCATTTTTGGATTCCTCTATCTTTGGAAACATTTAGAGAACCAATTACAGCAGCAATTAAAAAATATGGTTTAAAGGCTACAGTAGTATTAGGTCAAGAACGGGAAATTTTTGCCGCTGCTGATTTTGCAATTACTAAATCGGGAACTGTAAATTTAGAATTAGCATTATTAAATGTACCGCAAGTTGTGGTTTATCGTCTTCATCCCCTAACTGCTTGGATTGCGCGTCGTATTCTTAAAGGTTCAATTCCCTTTGGTTCTCCAGTAAATTTAGTTGTCATGCGGGAAATAGTCCCAGAATTCTTACAGGAAAACGCTACAGCCAAGAATATTACTCAAGCAGTAATGGAATTGTTATTAAATCCTGAAAAGAAACAAAAGACTTTAAGAGATTATCAAGAAATGCGCCATTGTTTGGGAGAATTTGGAGTATGCGATCGCACGGCGAAAGAAATATTAGCAATGAAAAAGTAG